The Kitasatospora sp. NBC_00374 genome has a segment encoding these proteins:
- a CDS encoding LCP family protein has product MTDPKSRPAKGTRRARIARGLGATAAVLVVGTAGAGAWFYQRLDHNISTFSADGIAPSRPPAGPTASGGGRPVNILLLGSDTRQDGNGDLGGGEEGVGHSDTAILLHVYADHKHAVGVSIPRDTLVTVPACKLPSGNWSPQRTNQMFNSAFTVGEYPQGNPACTQNTVEAMTGLRIDHTIVVDFKGFAAMTDAVHGVDVCVPNNVDSYGIHLAKGRQTVTGQQALDYVRARHGFGDGSDIGRVKRQQAFLSSLIKKVRSQGFNPTTLLPLADAATRSLTVDEELGSAVKLAEFGQSLQDIELADISFVTVPWRYQGDRVALVHPDVDTLWRLLQQDRTLTGQSAADPAASPTDPASASASAPASAPATGTADTPAAEQVPLTVHNASRSTGLAGQAATALRAKGYQQITVGPDTEFRRTTLIGYAPGDQEAANRLAQLFPGAELRADPGAEGITVTLGRDYASAHTGEGTAPGEGAGAPTALPTGIPTGITENTRPADSDLCADLSFG; this is encoded by the coding sequence ATGACCGACCCCAAGAGCCGGCCCGCCAAGGGCACCCGCAGGGCCCGGATAGCCCGTGGCCTGGGTGCGACCGCCGCAGTCCTGGTGGTCGGTACCGCCGGCGCCGGCGCGTGGTTCTACCAGCGGCTCGACCACAACATCAGCACCTTCTCGGCCGACGGCATCGCCCCCAGCCGCCCGCCGGCCGGCCCGACCGCCAGCGGTGGCGGCCGGCCGGTCAACATCCTGCTGCTCGGCTCCGACACCCGCCAGGACGGCAACGGCGACCTGGGCGGCGGCGAGGAGGGCGTGGGCCACTCCGACACCGCGATCCTGTTGCACGTGTACGCGGATCACAAGCACGCCGTCGGGGTGTCGATACCCCGCGACACCCTGGTCACGGTCCCGGCCTGCAAGCTTCCCAGTGGCAACTGGTCCCCGCAGCGGACCAACCAGATGTTCAACTCGGCCTTCACCGTCGGCGAGTACCCGCAGGGCAACCCCGCCTGCACCCAGAACACCGTCGAGGCGATGACCGGCCTGCGGATCGACCACACCATCGTGGTCGACTTCAAGGGCTTCGCCGCGATGACCGACGCGGTGCACGGCGTCGACGTCTGCGTACCCAACAACGTCGACTCCTACGGCATACACCTGGCCAAGGGCCGGCAGACCGTCACCGGGCAGCAGGCACTGGACTACGTCCGCGCCCGGCACGGCTTCGGCGACGGCTCGGACATCGGCCGGGTGAAACGCCAGCAGGCCTTCCTCTCCTCCCTGATCAAGAAGGTCCGGAGCCAGGGCTTCAACCCGACCACCCTGCTCCCGCTGGCCGACGCCGCGACCAGGTCGCTCACCGTGGACGAGGAGCTGGGCTCGGCGGTGAAGCTCGCCGAGTTCGGCCAGTCGCTGCAGGACATCGAACTCGCCGACATATCCTTCGTCACCGTGCCCTGGCGCTACCAGGGCGACCGGGTCGCCCTGGTCCACCCCGACGTGGACACCCTCTGGCGGCTGCTGCAGCAGGACCGGACGCTGACCGGCCAGTCCGCCGCCGACCCCGCGGCCTCCCCCACCGACCCGGCCTCGGCGTCGGCGTCGGCGCCCGCGTCGGCCCCGGCGACCGGCACGGCCGACACCCCGGCCGCCGAGCAGGTCCCGCTGACCGTGCACAACGCCTCCCGTTCCACCGGGCTCGCCGGACAGGCCGCCACCGCGCTCAGGGCCAAGGGCTACCAGCAGATCACCGTCGGCCCCGACACCGAGTTCCGCCGGACAACCCTGATCGGGTACGCCCCCGGCGACCAGGAGGCCGCGAACCGGCTCGCGCAGCTCTTTCCCGGCGCCGAGCTGCGGGCCGACCCCGGTGCCGAGGGGATCACCGTCACCCTCGGCCGGGACTACGCCTCGGCCCACACCGGCGAGGGCACGGCTCCCGGCGAGGGGGCCGGTGCGCCCACCGCGCTGCCCACCGGCATCCCCACCGGGATCACCGAGAACACCCGCCCCGCCGACAGCGACCTCTGCGCCGACCTCAGCTTCGGCTGA
- a CDS encoding 1-aminocyclopropane-1-carboxylate deaminase/D-cysteine desulfhydrase gives MLSPATLPTPLTVLDEPALARLGVELRLKRDDLAHPAVPGNKWRKLAPNLERAVAEGAPGLLTYGGAYSTHIRAVAAAAQGLGLASVGVIRGEELAQAPRNWSLRAAEAAGMALEFVPRPLYRELAARGGEPREGFLVLPEGGSNALAVRGAAVVAAELASQLPDLGERDLVCCPVGTGGTLAGIAAGLPPGARALGVAVLRGEAYLEREVAGLHRAAYGREFGNWRIHHGYHGGGYGKVPAELEQFAAGFERRHGVPVERRYVAKALSAVYGLATAGELAAGTRVTVVVTGLPDPGDGLSRS, from the coding sequence GTGCTCTCCCCCGCCACGCTGCCGACCCCGCTGACCGTCCTGGACGAGCCGGCCCTCGCCCGGCTCGGGGTGGAGCTGCGGCTCAAGCGGGACGACCTCGCGCACCCGGCCGTGCCGGGGAACAAGTGGCGGAAGCTGGCGCCCAACCTGGAACGGGCGGTCGCCGAGGGCGCGCCCGGGCTGCTGACGTACGGCGGGGCCTACTCGACGCACATCCGGGCGGTGGCGGCCGCCGCGCAGGGGCTCGGGCTGGCGAGTGTCGGGGTGATCCGGGGCGAGGAGCTGGCCCAGGCGCCGCGGAACTGGTCGCTGCGGGCGGCCGAGGCGGCCGGAATGGCACTGGAGTTCGTCCCGCGCCCGCTGTACCGGGAGCTGGCGGCCCGGGGCGGGGAGCCTCGGGAGGGGTTCCTGGTACTGCCGGAGGGCGGGTCCAACGCGCTCGCGGTGCGCGGGGCCGCCGTCGTCGCCGCGGAGCTGGCGTCGCAGCTGCCGGACCTGGGCGAGCGGGACCTGGTCTGCTGCCCGGTCGGCACCGGCGGCACGCTGGCCGGGATCGCGGCCGGGCTGCCCCCGGGTGCGCGGGCGCTCGGGGTGGCGGTGCTGCGCGGCGAGGCCTACCTGGAGCGGGAGGTGGCGGGACTGCACCGGGCCGCGTACGGCCGGGAGTTCGGCAACTGGCGGATCCACCACGGCTACCACGGGGGCGGGTACGGCAAGGTGCCGGCCGAACTGGAGCAGTTCGCCGCGGGGTTCGAGCGGCGGCACGGGGTGCCGGTGGAGCGGCGGTACGTGGCGAAGGCGCTGTCGGCGGTGTACGGCCTGGCGACGGCGGGGGAGTTGGCCGCCGGCACCAGGGTCACCGTCGTCGTGACGGGACTGCCCGACCCGGGCGACGGCCTCAGCCGAAGCTGA
- a CDS encoding PqqD family peptide modification chaperone, which translates to MIYRLDPAVVWFPGDGEVRFYHPVAREFRTLDGTAARIWLLLAEGGGSAAIAEQAAVAAQDVQEFVDLLLAQGLVRIDRQPPGPGPAEVLPGPAPRAAGG; encoded by the coding sequence ATGATCTACCGGCTCGATCCCGCGGTCGTCTGGTTCCCCGGGGACGGCGAGGTGCGGTTCTACCACCCGGTGGCGCGCGAGTTCCGCACGCTCGACGGCACCGCCGCCCGGATCTGGCTGCTGCTCGCCGAAGGGGGCGGTTCGGCCGCCATCGCCGAGCAGGCGGCCGTCGCGGCGCAGGACGTCCAGGAGTTCGTCGACCTGCTGCTCGCGCAGGGGCTGGTCCGGATCGACCGGCAGCCGCCGGGCCCCGGCCCGGCCGAGGTCCTGCCCGGGCCGGCCCCCCGGGCGGCCGGCGGCTGA
- a CDS encoding serine protease produces the protein MRRTERAVRRAWWPAALLLTIHCAAACGPDPGPDGRTGPRPTARPAVAGATGDRIGALFLGAVTGPRMCTASVVASPRHNLLVTAAHCVQTAERGRFDDLVFAPGYRDGRTPYGVWPVTSITVDPRWSLGEDPEYDVAFLTVAEVQGQRIEDRVGANPLGTGLGVGLPVSVTGYPNDSGTPVTCSGRTGAQGPTQERFECSGYTVGTSGSPWLTEDGKVVGVIGGYQQGGNTDATSYSIAFDRRVTELYRLATG, from the coding sequence ATGCGCCGGACGGAACGGGCGGTACGGCGGGCATGGTGGCCGGCCGCGCTCCTGCTGACGATCCACTGCGCCGCCGCCTGCGGCCCGGACCCCGGACCGGACGGCCGGACCGGCCCCCGGCCCACCGCCCGGCCCGCCGTCGCCGGCGCCACCGGCGACCGGATCGGCGCCCTCTTCCTCGGCGCGGTGACCGGCCCCAGGATGTGCACCGCCAGCGTGGTCGCCAGCCCCCGGCACAACCTGCTGGTCACCGCGGCGCACTGCGTCCAGACCGCGGAGCGCGGCCGCTTCGACGACCTGGTCTTCGCCCCCGGCTACCGCGACGGCCGCACCCCGTACGGCGTCTGGCCGGTGACCTCGATCACGGTCGATCCGCGGTGGAGCCTGGGCGAGGATCCGGAGTACGACGTGGCCTTCCTCACCGTGGCCGAGGTGCAGGGGCAACGGATCGAGGACCGGGTCGGCGCGAACCCGCTCGGCACCGGCCTCGGCGTCGGCCTGCCGGTCTCCGTCACCGGCTACCCGAACGACAGCGGCACCCCGGTGACCTGCTCGGGACGTACCGGCGCGCAGGGACCGACCCAGGAGCGGTTCGAGTGCTCCGGCTACACCGTCGGCACCAGCGGAAGCCCCTGGCTCACCGAGGACGGAAAGGTGGTCGGGGTGATCGGCGGCTACCAGCAGGGCGGCAACACCGACGCCACCTCGTACAGCATCGCGTTCGACCGGCGGGTGACGGAGCTCTACCGGCTGGCCACCGGGTGA
- a CDS encoding FGGY family carbohydrate kinase, whose protein sequence is MAIVAGIDSSTTRTRIVACDSDTGAVLRQGRAPHPLPEGVDARTTEVDPQTWLHSLGDAAAGGLLEGVRAIGVSAQQHGLIGLDAGGVLVRPALLWNDPRSAGAAASLVDALGGPGPWVEAIAAVPAPTYTIAKLRWLAEFEPASAKRIAEVLLPHDWLISQLLGSPRRRTTDRGDASGTGYWSPITGEYRQDLIKLAIGHELRVPDVLGPAEPAGHTPEGLLISAGTGDNMAAALGLGLGPGDAVVSLGGNGTIFAVHDQPVVDPSGLISSFADATGRHLPMVGTLNAAQVLRSTATVLGTDLEGLSALAQQSSPGSYGLVLLPYLDGERTPKLPHAAGTLTGLRMESMAPQHFARAAVEGMLCNIADAVDVLRSHGVGVRRIFLLGAVGRLGAVREIAPLVFGVPVVVPPPGDHAARGAARQAAWALAGTPEPPHWELPEVTTIVPDQEHDLAVGSAVRQQYAAVRGQVHPEAAG, encoded by the coding sequence ATGGCCATCGTCGCGGGCATCGACAGCTCCACCACTCGCACCCGGATCGTCGCGTGTGACTCCGACACCGGGGCCGTCCTGCGTCAGGGGCGCGCGCCCCACCCGCTGCCGGAGGGCGTCGATGCCCGGACCACCGAGGTCGACCCGCAGACCTGGCTGCACTCGCTCGGCGACGCCGCGGCCGGCGGCCTGCTGGAAGGGGTCCGGGCGATCGGCGTCTCCGCCCAGCAGCACGGCCTGATCGGCCTGGACGCGGGCGGGGTGCTGGTCCGCCCGGCCCTGCTGTGGAACGACCCCCGCTCGGCCGGCGCGGCCGCCTCGCTGGTGGACGCGCTCGGCGGCCCGGGCCCGTGGGTGGAGGCCATCGCCGCGGTGCCCGCACCGACGTACACCATCGCCAAGCTGCGCTGGCTGGCCGAGTTCGAACCCGCCTCGGCCAAGCGGATCGCCGAGGTGCTGCTGCCGCACGACTGGCTGATCTCCCAGCTGCTCGGCAGCCCGAGACGGCGCACCACCGACCGCGGCGACGCCTCCGGTACCGGCTACTGGTCGCCGATCACCGGCGAGTACCGGCAGGACCTGATCAAGCTCGCGATCGGCCACGAGCTGCGGGTGCCGGACGTGCTCGGCCCCGCCGAGCCGGCCGGGCACACCCCCGAGGGCCTGCTGATCTCGGCCGGCACCGGCGACAACATGGCGGCCGCCCTCGGGCTCGGGCTCGGCCCCGGGGACGCGGTGGTCTCGCTCGGCGGGAACGGCACCATCTTCGCGGTGCACGACCAGCCGGTGGTCGACCCGTCCGGCCTGATCTCCTCCTTCGCCGACGCGACCGGCCGCCACCTGCCGATGGTCGGCACCCTCAACGCGGCCCAGGTGCTGCGTTCGACCGCCACCGTCCTCGGCACCGACCTGGAGGGCCTGAGCGCGCTCGCCCAGCAGTCCTCCCCCGGCTCGTACGGGCTCGTGCTGCTGCCCTACCTGGACGGCGAGCGCACCCCCAAGCTGCCGCACGCCGCGGGGACCCTGACCGGGCTGCGGATGGAGTCGATGGCCCCGCAGCACTTCGCCCGGGCCGCCGTCGAGGGCATGCTGTGCAACATCGCGGACGCCGTCGACGTGCTGCGCTCGCACGGGGTCGGGGTGCGCCGGATCTTCCTGCTGGGCGCGGTCGGCCGGCTCGGCGCCGTCCGGGAGATCGCACCGCTGGTCTTCGGCGTGCCCGTGGTGGTACCGCCTCCGGGGGACCACGCCGCCCGCGGCGCGGCCCGGCAGGCCGCCTGGGCGCTGGCCGGCACCCCCGAACCGCCGCACTGGGAGCTGCCCGAGGTCACCACGATCGTGCCGGACCAGGAGCACGACCTGGCCGTCGGCAGCGCGGTGCGCCAGCAGTACGCCGCGGTGCGCGGACAGGTGCACCCGGAGGCCGCGGGCTGA
- a CDS encoding RNA polymerase sigma factor has product MPVELAAVSRPQAVVREDGTDPTTDEPAARVPAQAGRAEAEEHERRGAGALDEASGPAADLLRQYLREIGRVRLLTAAEEVELACQIEAGLFAEEALDRAAADGPGADGPGLADELDRLVVLGRIAKRRLIEANLRLVVSVAKRYVGRGLTLLDLIQEGNVGLIRAVEKFDYTRGYKFSTYATWWIRQAMSRALADQARTIRVPVHVVELINRVLRVQRTLIQECGREPTAAEVAGALQLSPERVREVLRLAQEPVSLHTPIGEEDDVALGDLIEDADAASPVESAAFLLLREHLDAVLATLGDRERQVVQLRYGLGDGLPRTLEEIGHLFGVTRERIRQIESKTLAKLRAHVGADQLRGYLD; this is encoded by the coding sequence ATGCCCGTGGAGCTTGCCGCTGTGAGCCGGCCCCAGGCCGTCGTGCGCGAGGACGGCACCGATCCGACGACCGACGAGCCTGCGGCCCGGGTGCCGGCCCAGGCCGGCCGGGCGGAGGCCGAGGAGCACGAACGCAGGGGCGCCGGCGCGCTGGACGAGGCCTCGGGCCCGGCCGCCGACCTGCTGCGCCAGTACCTGCGCGAGATCGGCCGGGTCCGGCTGCTGACCGCCGCCGAGGAGGTCGAGCTGGCCTGCCAGATCGAGGCCGGACTGTTCGCCGAGGAGGCGCTGGACCGGGCCGCCGCCGACGGCCCGGGCGCGGACGGCCCCGGGCTCGCCGACGAGCTGGACCGCCTGGTGGTGCTCGGCCGGATAGCCAAACGCAGGCTGATCGAGGCCAACCTGCGGCTGGTGGTCTCGGTCGCCAAGCGCTACGTCGGCCGCGGCCTGACCCTGCTGGACCTGATCCAGGAGGGCAACGTCGGTCTGATCCGGGCGGTCGAGAAGTTCGACTACACGCGGGGCTACAAGTTCTCCACCTACGCGACCTGGTGGATCCGGCAGGCGATGAGCCGGGCGCTGGCCGACCAGGCCCGCACCATCCGGGTGCCGGTGCACGTGGTGGAGCTGATCAACCGGGTGCTGAGGGTGCAGCGGACGCTGATCCAGGAGTGCGGCCGGGAGCCCACCGCCGCCGAGGTGGCGGGCGCCCTCCAGCTGTCGCCGGAGCGGGTCAGGGAGGTGCTGCGGCTGGCGCAGGAGCCGGTCTCGCTGCACACCCCGATCGGCGAGGAGGACGACGTGGCCCTGGGCGACCTGATCGAGGACGCCGACGCCGCCTCGCCGGTGGAGAGCGCCGCCTTCCTGCTGTTGCGCGAGCACCTGGACGCCGTGCTCGCCACCCTCGGGGACCGCGAGCGGCAGGTGGTCCAGCTCCGTTACGGCCTGGGCGACGGCCTGCCGCGCACCCTGGAGGAGATCGGTCACCTCTTCGGGGTGACCAGGGAGCGGATCCGCCAGATCGAGTCCAAGACCCTCGCCAAGCTGCGGGCCCACGTCGGCGCCGATCAGCTCAGGGGATATCTGGACTGA
- the dnaG gene encoding DNA primase, which translates to MAGRIRDEDVQAVRNALPIDAVVGDYVQLTSGGGAQLKGVCPFHDEKSASFYVHPGKGVYHCFGCGESGDTISFLMKIEHCSFAEAVERMAAQAGITLRYEEGGYSPRHQQGERTRLVDAHKIAAAWFQEQLGSPEAEIGRRFLAERGFDEAAAQHFGVGYAPVGWEHLVRYLRGKGFTDKEILLGGLASQGQRGGLIDRFRGRLVWPIRDSGGEVVGFGARRLREDDTGPKYLNTPETPLYKKSQVLYGIDLARKEIAKSGRAVVVEGYTDVMACHLAGVTTAVATCGTAFGEEHVKIIRRLLMDTSTYRGETVFTFDGDAAGQKAALRAFEDDQKFAARTSIAITPGGMDPCELRLAKGDEAVRELIEHPVPLFEFALSSAVARHRVDTAEGRAAALEEAAQIIVKIKDRSIQHEYAVQLAGMLGILDEQFVVRRIGQLARWQRENQQNAAQRPTRRPDQAQGAQPVQPPRPVFRLNPRDPAQFVERELLKLALQHPDLVSPAFDQYGEDEFPTPPYAAVRRAIGTTGGTAYGASLPDFTAAVREASPDDQVRGLVTELTVEPIRSRRKADEIYAGEFLVKLRLQAVDRRVNEARAHLQRLGSRATAEELHAVQSELWALQQYAQQLRSRGAAAL; encoded by the coding sequence GTGGCCGGTCGGATCAGGGATGAAGATGTACAGGCGGTGCGCAACGCGCTCCCCATCGACGCCGTGGTCGGCGACTACGTCCAGCTGACCAGTGGCGGCGGTGCGCAGCTCAAGGGCGTCTGCCCGTTCCACGACGAGAAGTCCGCCTCGTTCTACGTCCACCCGGGCAAGGGCGTCTACCACTGCTTCGGCTGCGGCGAGAGCGGCGACACCATCTCGTTCCTGATGAAGATCGAGCACTGCTCGTTCGCCGAGGCCGTGGAGCGGATGGCCGCCCAGGCGGGCATCACCCTGCGGTACGAGGAGGGCGGCTACTCGCCCCGGCACCAGCAGGGCGAGCGGACCAGGCTGGTCGACGCGCACAAGATCGCCGCCGCGTGGTTCCAGGAGCAGCTGGGCTCGCCCGAGGCGGAGATCGGCCGGCGCTTCCTGGCCGAGCGCGGCTTCGACGAGGCCGCCGCCCAGCACTTCGGGGTCGGCTACGCCCCGGTGGGCTGGGAGCACCTGGTCCGCTACCTGCGCGGCAAGGGCTTCACCGACAAGGAGATCCTGCTCGGCGGCCTCGCCTCGCAGGGCCAGCGCGGCGGTCTGATCGACCGCTTCCGGGGCCGGCTGGTCTGGCCGATCCGGGACTCCGGCGGCGAGGTGGTCGGCTTCGGCGCCCGTCGCCTGCGGGAGGACGACACCGGCCCCAAGTACCTCAACACCCCCGAGACGCCGCTGTACAAGAAGTCCCAGGTGCTCTACGGCATCGACCTCGCCCGCAAGGAGATCGCCAAGTCCGGTCGGGCCGTGGTGGTCGAGGGGTACACCGACGTGATGGCCTGCCATCTGGCCGGTGTCACCACGGCGGTGGCCACCTGCGGCACCGCCTTCGGCGAGGAGCACGTCAAGATCATCCGCCGGCTGCTGATGGACACCTCCACCTACCGCGGCGAGACGGTGTTCACCTTCGACGGCGACGCGGCCGGCCAGAAGGCGGCGCTGCGGGCCTTCGAGGACGACCAGAAGTTCGCCGCCCGCACCTCGATCGCGATCACCCCCGGCGGCATGGACCCGTGCGAGCTGCGCCTGGCCAAGGGCGACGAGGCGGTCCGGGAGCTGATCGAACACCCGGTCCCGCTCTTCGAGTTCGCCCTCAGCTCGGCCGTCGCCCGGCACCGGGTCGACACCGCCGAGGGCCGGGCCGCCGCCCTGGAGGAGGCGGCCCAGATCATCGTCAAGATCAAGGACCGCTCGATCCAGCACGAGTACGCCGTCCAGCTCGCGGGCATGCTCGGCATCCTGGACGAGCAGTTCGTGGTCCGCCGGATCGGCCAGCTGGCCCGCTGGCAGCGCGAGAACCAGCAGAACGCCGCCCAGCGCCCCACCCGCCGCCCGGACCAGGCCCAGGGCGCGCAGCCCGTCCAGCCGCCCCGGCCGGTCTTCCGGCTCAACCCGCGGGATCCGGCGCAGTTCGTCGAGCGCGAGCTGCTCAAGCTCGCCCTGCAGCATCCGGACCTGGTCAGCCCGGCCTTCGACCAGTACGGCGAGGACGAGTTCCCGACCCCGCCCTACGCCGCCGTCCGCCGCGCGATCGGCACCACCGGCGGTACCGCGTACGGCGCGAGCCTGCCCGACTTCACCGCCGCCGTCCGCGAGGCCAGCCCCGACGACCAGGTCCGCGGCCTGGTCACCGAGCTCACCGTCGAGCCGATCCGCTCCCGCCGCAAGGCCGACGAGATCTACGCCGGCGAGTTCCTGGTCAAGCTGCGGCTGCAGGCCGTGGACCGCCGGGTGAACGAGGCCCGGGCCCACCTCCAGCGGCTCGGCAGCCGTGCCACCGCCGAGGAACTGCACGCGGTGCAGAGCGAGTTGTGGGCCCTTCAGCAGTACGCCCAGCAGCTGCGGTCCCGGGGCGCGGCGGCGCTCTGA
- a CDS encoding deoxyguanosinetriphosphate triphosphohydrolase, whose amino-acid sequence MDDTAHRTAPYDPQAQARWVPEPDKRPGRTAFQRDRARVLHSAALRRLAGTTQVVAPMRADFSRTRLTHSLECAQVGRELGAALGCDPDLVETGCLAHDIGHPPFGHTGEEALDQAAQACGGFEGNAQSLRILTRLEPKRFAPAEEAPARLSPWPGRSVGLNLSRAALDAATKYPWARGGHPADPGSTKYGVYADDLPVFRWLRAGAPDGRKCFEATVMDWSDDVAYSTHDVEDALQAGHIDPAALRSAEERAELFKIAERYASDASAEELAEALDRLQAQEWWPRAYDGSARARAGLKDLTSQLIGRFCLAAEQATRARYGPGPLTRYAAELVVPTEVRLECAVLKAVAVRYVMQRDEQAQLRSRQRIVIAELAEALARTAPYGLDPVFAALHEEAEDDRAALRAVVDQIATLTDASAFALHRRLVEKATD is encoded by the coding sequence ATGGACGACACCGCGCACCGCACCGCCCCGTACGACCCGCAGGCCCAAGCCCGTTGGGTGCCCGAGCCGGACAAGCGCCCGGGCCGCACCGCCTTCCAGCGCGACCGGGCCCGGGTCCTGCACTCGGCGGCCCTGCGCCGGCTCGCCGGCACCACCCAGGTGGTCGCCCCGATGCGCGCCGACTTCTCCCGCACCCGGCTGACCCACTCGCTGGAGTGCGCCCAGGTCGGCCGCGAGCTCGGCGCCGCGCTCGGCTGCGACCCGGACCTGGTGGAGACCGGCTGCCTGGCACACGACATCGGCCACCCACCGTTCGGGCACACCGGCGAGGAGGCGCTCGACCAGGCCGCCCAGGCGTGCGGCGGCTTCGAGGGCAACGCCCAGTCGCTGCGCATCCTGACCCGCCTGGAGCCCAAGCGCTTCGCCCCGGCCGAGGAGGCCCCGGCCCGGCTCTCCCCCTGGCCCGGCCGCAGCGTCGGCCTCAACCTCAGCCGTGCCGCCCTGGACGCCGCCACCAAGTACCCCTGGGCGCGCGGCGGCCACCCCGCCGATCCGGGCTCCACCAAGTACGGCGTCTACGCCGACGACCTGCCGGTCTTCCGCTGGCTGCGGGCCGGTGCCCCCGACGGCCGCAAGTGCTTCGAGGCGACCGTGATGGACTGGTCCGACGACGTCGCCTACTCCACCCACGACGTGGAGGACGCGCTCCAGGCGGGCCACATCGACCCGGCCGCGCTGCGCTCCGCGGAGGAGCGTGCCGAGCTCTTCAAGATCGCCGAACGGTACGCCTCCGACGCCTCCGCCGAGGAGCTGGCCGAGGCCCTGGACCGCCTCCAGGCCCAGGAGTGGTGGCCGCGGGCGTACGACGGCTCGGCCCGCGCCCGTGCCGGGCTCAAGGACCTCACCAGCCAGCTGATCGGCCGCTTCTGCCTGGCCGCGGAGCAGGCCACCCGGGCCCGCTACGGCCCCGGCCCGCTCACCCGGTACGCGGCCGAGCTGGTCGTGCCGACCGAGGTCCGGCTGGAGTGCGCGGTGCTCAAGGCGGTCGCCGTCCGCTACGTGATGCAGCGCGACGAGCAGGCCCAGCTCCGCTCCCGCCAGCGGATCGTGATCGCGGAGCTGGCCGAGGCGCTGGCCCGCACCGCCCCGTACGGCCTGGACCCGGTGTTCGCCGCGCTCCACGAGGAGGCCGAGGACGACCGGGCCGCCCTGCGCGCGGTGGTCGACCAGATCGCCACCCTCACCGACGCCTCCGCCTTCGCACTGCACCGGCGGCTGGTCGAGAAGGCGACGGACTGA
- a CDS encoding sirohydrochlorin chelatase, with translation MTVLSAAPPRVLHTARRPALVLVAHGSRDPAAAAEIRRLAAMVADTRPELDVRLAHLGLNAPLLPEVLGSLSGSAVLVPLLLGRGYHVKADLPAALAGAPQLSGVIAAPLGPDPLLAELLQARLAEAGVRPGTGSVVLAAAGSRDPQAALDSEAQAALLAARLGVPVRPGYVTGAGPSVAETAGRLAAERPGPVAVAGYFTAPGDFARLAAAAWDGPATAPLGAHPLLVRLVLERYGSAAGRLPAAVGTHRHRTAG, from the coding sequence ATGACCGTTCTCTCCGCCGCTCCGCCGAGGGTGCTGCACACCGCCCGCCGCCCGGCCCTGGTGCTCGTCGCCCACGGCTCCCGGGATCCGGCCGCGGCGGCCGAGATCCGCCGGCTCGCGGCGATGGTGGCCGACACCCGCCCGGAGCTCGACGTCCGACTCGCCCACCTCGGTCTGAACGCCCCGCTGCTGCCCGAGGTGCTGGGCTCGCTCAGCGGTTCGGCGGTGCTCGTCCCGCTGCTGCTCGGCCGGGGCTACCACGTGAAGGCCGACCTGCCGGCCGCCCTGGCCGGCGCACCGCAGCTCAGCGGGGTGATCGCGGCCCCGCTCGGGCCCGACCCGCTGCTCGCCGAGCTTCTGCAGGCCCGGCTGGCGGAGGCGGGCGTGCGGCCCGGGACCGGCTCGGTGGTGCTGGCCGCGGCCGGCTCGCGGGATCCGCAGGCGGCCCTGGACAGCGAGGCGCAGGCCGCCCTGCTCGCCGCGCGGCTCGGGGTGCCGGTACGGCCCGGCTATGTGACCGGTGCCGGCCCGAGTGTGGCGGAGACGGCGGGGCGGCTGGCCGCCGAGCGGCCCGGCCCGGTCGCGGTGGCCGGGTACTTCACGGCGCCGGGGGACTTCGCCCGGCTCGCGGCCGCCGCCTGGGACGGCCCGGCCACGGCCCCGCTGGGCGCGCACCCGCTGCTGGTCCGGCTGGTGCTGGAGCGCTACGGGTCCGCCGCCGGCCGGCTGCCCGCCGCCGTGGGTACGCACCGGCACCGGACCGCCGGCTGA